The proteins below come from a single Procambarus clarkii isolate CNS0578487 chromosome 54, FALCON_Pclarkii_2.0, whole genome shotgun sequence genomic window:
- the LOC138349717 gene encoding uncharacterized protein, whose protein sequence is MKLLVFVILAAAACASEIEKRDAEPSYVTSNYGSAYPAYIHHYHSGKRSAEPEPEPSYPIYSSGLRFGYGHHYYKRSAEPEHEPSYPIYSSGLRYGYGHHYYKRSAEPEPEPLYPVYYAPRHSYRRHFYKRSAEPEPEPLYPVYYAPRHSYRRHYYKRSAEPEPEPSYTLYSAPRHSYRRHFYKRSADPEPSYSVFSNYGYRPLNPYIHHLY, encoded by the exons ATGAAGCTCTTG GTGTTTGTGATCCTGGCAGCTGCCGCTTGCGCTTCTGAGATTGAGAAGCGAGATGCGGAGCCCAGTTACGTGACGAGCAATTACGGTAGTGCTTACCCTGCATACATTCACCATTACCACAGTGGAAAGAGGTCTGCCGAGCCAGAGCCTGAACCATCATACCCAATTTATTCCTCCGGCCTTCGATTTGGTTATGGCCACCATTACTACAAGAGGTCTGCCGAACCAGAGCATGAACCATCATACCCAATTTATTCCTCCGGCCTTCGATATGGTTATGGCCACCATTACTACAAGAGGTCTGCCGAACCAGAGCCTGAACCATTGTATCCTGTCTACTACGCTCCCCGTCACAGTTATCGCCGCCATTTCTACAAGAGGTCTGCCGAACCAGAGCCTGAACCATTGTATCCTGTCTACTACGCTCCCCGTCACAGTTATCGCCGCCATTACTACAAGAGGTCTGCCGAACCAGAACCTGAACCATCGTATACTCTCTACTCCGCTCCCCGTCACAGTTATCGCCGCCATTTCTACAAGAGGTCTGCAGATCCTGAACCATCCTACTCAGTCTTCTCTAATTATGGTTACCGGCCACTAAACCCTTATATTCACCACCTTTACTAG